The Littorina saxatilis isolate snail1 linkage group LG15, US_GU_Lsax_2.0, whole genome shotgun sequence genome contains a region encoding:
- the LOC138948690 gene encoding uncharacterized protein produces MAKEQKSLAEQALGEKADVGDDFMIVKFILPRCPVDQLDSVLTTLVQRRLWLSVGEALKRKGVSDSRRQWAVMEACKYYENLFAYDYNEISYLEHPYTENHLCIVCKDIGHCDENCTEKGLVALHKELDATCFHDKLDFILPHAADDQLDTVLKVLVERRQWEGVAAVLKRTGLSSSQKAWGVQEACKYLEMDQTWLCLRNEILPHCPDDQLGTILNILVERHFWAAVRVVLERPGVSDELKIWAVQQACAAYKRDEMEHAAVVTNVLPHCPEDQVGPVLTFLVERRLWHGVAEILQRKPVSNSQKRWVVQEACAHIETEEEKKDRIAEDILPFCADDQLDSVLSFLAEIHAWGSAAEILQRGPSDIQYRWWVREACAHASEKCIIQIILPFYVYEDMRGAMEQIVSRRLWKALLSLLHRCTIDTLYRWTVTSDDENNMDEAFWDMVRTPFQAVKKLTPGQWMAVDWSESQPSLRERLQWDIPLCELLCESLLQLVRENWLKGREEDIACGSSEIGEQARSALQVIHEEVKPALQQPKPLGLPKFGQCIHNLCQRFDKRGYNDNVLFPFYFMKHLIQEYNKRKAWTEITDAILVVLTTVPVVPDLQSVALKVMLRHEKWDVIRLACLSHVCEQVRRELFHAAVKQRQWSVVNRWADHTLYDDQRWWALKEAFKEKQWEVYLLLADHGLTEVEVMHVHHQLVLFANWKVVLRSLQHGANVTEAKEVLVEKLKQFLASEDPEEIRIKHFPWPLQNVEVRERLHRLIKFENRMLQQKAFLKKTGKCKLKWSTMLFKLMRSPEIAHARIHQAVKEAIKNNVWHVVIQLVRLGMHAAQRDSLFPEMVKRQRWGVCRALLERGVSLQICLDALPELMERSQWTLVGRVMECNVDDDLRRQVMSRALELREGSVVWKCISTLGYSLSVQEREELFQQAFYREIWQAVKPLIEENDDTGIKHRDIALLEAIEQHLWDVVDHCQRHHADINILDEEGHTPIHRAVRKRDQAFCEDEKLEWLLSNEPDWDQHWRADWEAVKELTVRGADPSLLDVDGLSTLHRTIRGGQSWDAVTLLIQFHGDIQSPAQFKLGLRISDERTALQMLIDARQAQMIETTLMWCPDQWKGVNKDRETALHAVCLAGWPNILYYLVARKIDPMAVAKGGQTALCYAVLCKECPQRMVAECIELGFSAHQPHITDTAERGRWFWIPPITEIEDLLKCPVVLAVMRGLPVVTRMLYESGACSNKQLFLLKSQLVKLTDFTKTEGQDFHKAFSDDWNCVYHLPLQNEYPLETASIQWSVDFLRQVSSTPRSLVSTCRLVISRCLTLSKTRRGDIADLRLSPLLKRYLRFSDLADPDYGKAV; encoded by the coding sequence ATGGCTAAAGAACAGAAGAGTTTAGCCGAGCAGGCACTCGGTGAAAAAGCTGACGTTGGTGACGATTTTATGATCGTGAAATTCATACTCCCTCGCTGCCCCGTTGACCAGCTGGACTCTGTGCTTACGACGTTGGTTCAGCGACGGCTGTGGTTGTCAGTGGGCGAGGCTTTAAAGCGAAAGGGTGTTAGTGATTCTCGCAGACAGTGGGCAGTGATGGAAGCGTGCAAATACTACGAAAATCTGTTTGCATACGATTATAACGAAATTTCGTACTTAGAACATCCTTATACTGAAAACCACCTATGCATCGTGTGTAAAGACATTGGTCACTGTGACGAGAACTGTACGGAGAAGGGATTAGTAGCTCTGCACAAAGAATTAGACGCTACTTGTTTTCATGATAAACTTGATTTCATTCTACCTCACGCTGCAGACGATCAACTGGACACTGTGCTGAAAGTACTCGTAGAACGACGTCAGTGGGAAGGTGTAGCTGCAGTGTTGAAACGAACTGGCCTGAGCAGCTCACAAAAAGCCTGGGGAGTGCAGGAAGCATGCAAGTACCTGGAAATGGACCAGACCTGGTTGTGCTTGAGAAACGAAATACTCCCTCACTGTCCCGACGACCAGCTTGGAACTATTTTGAACATACTTGTGGAACGACATTTCTGGGCTGCCGTACGAGTGGTGTTGGAGCGGCCAGGCGTTAGTGATGAGCTGAAGATTTGGGCAGTGCAACAAGCGTGTGCAGCGTATAAACGTGACGAAATGGAGCATGCAGCTGTGGTCACCAACGTCCTTCCTCATTGCCCAGAGGATCAGGTAGGCCCTGTTCTGACGTTCCTTGTGGAGCGACGCTTGTGGCACGGGGTGGCAGAAATATTACAAAGGAAACCTGTCAGCAACTCTCAGAAGCGTTGGGTCGTCCAAGAAGCCTGTGCACACATTGAAACAGAAGAGGAAAAGAAGGATCGCATTGCTGAAGACATACTTCCTTTCTGTGCTGATGACCAGCTAGACTCTGTACTGTCCTTTTTGGCGGAAATACATGCTTGGGGAAGTGCGGCTGAAATATTACAGAGGGGACCGAGTGACATACAGTATCGTTGGTGGGTTCGGGAAGCGTGTGCTCATGCAAGTGAAAAATGCATCATACAGATCATTCTCCCGTTTTACGTCTATGAAGACATGCGGGGTGCAATGGAGCAGATTGTCTCGCGACGGTTATGGAAAGCTCTTCTGTCGTTGCTGCATCGTTGCACCATTGATACGCTTTACCGTTGGACCGTGACGTCAGACGACGAAAATAATATGGACGAAGCATTCTGGGACATGGTCAGAACTCCATTTCAAGCTGTAAAGAAGCTAACGCCTGGACAGTGGATGGCAGTTGACTGGTCAGAATCACAGCCATCACTACGAGAACGTCTTCAGTGGGACATACCATTGTGTGAACTGCTCTGTGAGTCGTTGCTGCAACTTGTAAGGGAAAATTGGCTGAAGGGACGAGAGGAGGACATTGCTTGCGGGTCTTCTGAAATTGGAGAACAAGCAAGATCAGCTCTTCAAGTCATCCACGAAGAAGTAAAGCCTGCCTTGCAACAGCCTAAACCTCTGGGCTTACCTAAATTTGGGCAGTGTATACATAACTTGTGCCAGAGGTTTGATAAAAGGGGTTACAATGACAATGTACTCTTTCCATTTTATTTTATGAAGCATTTGATACAGGAATACAACAAACGCAAAGCTTGGACAGAAATAACTGACGCTATCCTCGTAGTTCTGACTACTGTCCCTGTTGTTCCTGACCTACAGAGTGTGGCTCTCAAAGTCATGCTGCGTCACGAAAAATGGGACGTCATCAGACTTGCGTGTCTGTCGCACGTGTGTGAACAAGTTCGGCGTGAGCTGTTCCATGCAGCTGTTAAGCAGAGACAGTGGAGCGTTGTCAACCGGTGGGCAGACCACACACTGTATGACGATCAGAGGTGGTGGGCACTGAAGGAAGCTTTCAAAGAGAAGCAGTGGGAAGTCTACCTGCTGCTGGCTGACCATGGATTGACAGAGGTCGAAGTCATGCACGTGCATCATCAATTGGTGCTGTTTGCTAACTGGAAGGTCGTACTGCGATCTCTACAGCATGGTGCTAACGTAACCGAGGCTAAAGAAGTGCTGGTGGAAAAACTGAAACAATTTCTTGCATCTGAAGATCCAGAGGAAATCAGAATAAAACATTTCCCATGGCCGCTACAGAACGTCGAAGTCCGTGAAAGACTTCACAGGCTGATCAAATTTGAGAACAGAATGCTGCAACAGAAAGCTTTCCTCAAGAAGACTGGCAAGTGCAAGCTCAAGTGGTCCACCATGCTCTTCAAACTCATGCGTAGCCCTGAAATTGCACATGCGAGGATACATCAAGCCGTGAAAGAGGCTATAAAAAACAACGTCTGGCACGTGGTGATACAGCTCGTTAGACTCGGGATGCATGCAGCGCAGAGGGATTCTCTGTTCCCTGAGATGGTCAAAAGGCAGCGGTGGGGTGTGTGCAGAGCGCTGTTGGAGCGAGGAGTCAGTCTTCAGATTTGTCTGGACGCTCTGCCAGAGTTGATGGAGAGAagccagtggactcttgtggggAGAGTGATGGAGTGCAACGTGGATGATGACTTGAGGCGTCAGGTTATGTCACGAGCTTTGGAACTGAGGGAAGGAAGCGTGGTGTGGAAATGTATTAGCACTCTGGGATACAGTCTTTCTGTACAGGAACGAGAGGAACTGTTTCAGCAGGCTTTTTACCGTGAGATCTGGCAGGCAGTCAAACCGCTGATAGAAGAAAACGATGACACTGGAATCAAACATCGTGACATTGCTCTGCTGGAAGCTATTGAGCAGCACTTGTGGGATGTGGTGGATCACTGCCAACGTCACCACGCTGACATCAACATACTAGACGAGGAAGGTCACACTCCAATCCACAGAGCAGTCAGGAAACGGGACCAGGCTTTCTGTGAGGACGAGAAGTTGGAGTGGCTGCTTTCTAACGAGCCAGACTGGGACCAGCACTGGCGGGCAGACTGGGAGGCAGTCAAGGAGCTGACCGTGAGAGGCGCTGACCCTTCCTTGCTGGACGTTGACGGTTTGTCCACTCTGCACAGGACCATACGGGGAGGTCAGTCTTGGGACGCCGTTACTCTGCTCATACAGTTCCACGGGGACATTCAGAGCCCCGCGCAGTTCAAGCTGGGTTTGAGAATCAGCGATGAGCGTACAGCGTTACAGATGCTGATAGACGCTCGCCAGGCACAGATGATCGAGACCACGCTCATGTGGTGTCCTGACCAGTGGAAGGGAGTGAAcaaggacagagagacagctcTCCACGCAgtgtgtctggctggctggcccAACATTCTGTACTACCTGGTAGCTCGGAAAATCGACCCGATGGCAGTGGCAAAAGGTGGACAAACAGCGTTGTGCTACGCAGTGCTGTGCAAGGAGTGTCCACAGAGGATGGTGGCAGAGTGTATCGAGCTTGGCTTCAGCGCACACCAACCACACATCACGGACACTGCGGAGAGAGGCAGATGGTTTTGGATTCCACCCATCACAGAGATCGAGGATTTGTTGAAATGCCCCGTGGTACTAGCCGTGATGCGAGGCTTGCCTGTCGTAACGCGGATGCTGTACGAATCCGGGGCCTGCTCCAACAAACAGCTGTTTCTACTAAAATCACAGTTGGTCAAACTGACAGACTTCACAAAAACAGAGGGTCAAGATTTCCACAAGGCGTTCAGCGACGATTGGAATTGTGTGTATCATCTACCCCTTCAAAATGAATACCCGCTGGAAACCGCTTCCATCCAGTGGTCAGTGGACTTCTTAAGACAGGTGTCCAGCACTCCTCGCAGCCTTGTGTCCACGTGTCGCCTTGTGATCTCACGCTGCCTCACACTCAGCAAGACACGTCGTGGAGACATCGCTGACCTCCGCCTGTCGCCCTTGTTGAAGAGATACTTGAGGTTTTCTGACCTGGCTGACCCTGATTACGGAAAGGCCGTGTAG